A region from the Deinococcus sp. KSM4-11 genome encodes:
- the dnaE gene encoding DNA polymerase III subunit alpha: protein MTASPDLRLDALLDVRSYFTPGGGVCSPTTLMRGATRRGFRGLGLTDLTSTAGAVELCRAARDTGVQGVVGATVDVRFPEGTFPLRLLAANRAGYGHLNDLLTVALSRPERHVTAAELCAQADDLVLLTGGRDSFPAALLAQRRTGEVLARLHALREVFPGRLFVQLFHGAYPGDGRRARLLWLLAREARLPAVAAPLVQLARPAQFPLLDALCCARLGIDLDTPHAARPRNDRAALRTPRAWGRALPFPDALANAAQLAAECRVELLDGGFSVPPPHLPPGLDAHTHLRERCLRALTPRYPVPGERAAAATRLEHELGVVAQHGLAGFFLVAAEITDYCRGQGILAAGRGSAAASVLCYLLGITTSDPLKHDLLFERFLHTGQTLMPDVDIDIASHRRREVLSWVEERFGGSGSGEAMVANRITYRLPAAVQDLGRALGLPPEGRDRLTRALGRDFRHLPPHLAQRAAPAFDEVLGSAPVGATLLNLLALMEPGFVRHLAPHSGGVVLSAAPLTHYSPLTTSSGGIRMLTLDKYDAEDAGLIKLDLLGLRMLSALERAREEIVRLGGPYPDFGALPDDPRVWQRIARGDTLGLFQVESPGQTRLSTQLRARTRQELAHQIALFRPGPIQSDTVHPYLRRARGQEAVPALMEPLATILRETHGVILFQEQILRIAHGFAGYTWLDAERLRRTLGKVGAGPQRDALRREFVLGAAQTVGAFPFESEEVFEWCAAFQGFGFAESHAHAFAFHTYASAWVREHWPAPYLAGLLGEAPGMWPAATLAQEAGRWGVRLRPACVNASHVRLRAEDTRHVRLGLGGVQGVADAEAQRIVLERHLNGPYHDLPDLHARVELTRGALDALAQAGCFDALHPRREALYRAGVLGTRPRAAPAPLLPPVSEPPPLPPLTDAERLDWDLRRKGLSEDGLHPMTLLRGTLNDLGVTPLGRVRSGGRALTAGLIVSRQKPPTARGYAFFVIEDGPHRAQVVISPELWEAHRQLVRDARALIVSGDAVREGLHLTLRAHALADLDVPRRASGYEYA from the coding sequence ATGACCGCTTCCCCGGATCTGCGGCTCGACGCGCTGCTCGACGTGCGCTCGTACTTCACGCCGGGCGGCGGGGTGTGCAGTCCGACGACCCTGATGCGCGGCGCGACCCGGCGCGGCTTTCGCGGTCTGGGCCTGACCGACCTGACCAGCACGGCGGGCGCGGTGGAACTCTGCCGCGCGGCCCGCGACACCGGCGTGCAGGGCGTGGTGGGCGCCACCGTGGACGTGCGCTTTCCCGAGGGCACCTTTCCGCTGCGGCTGCTGGCCGCCAACCGCGCCGGGTATGGCCACCTGAACGACCTGCTGACCGTGGCGCTCTCCCGCCCGGAGCGGCACGTCACCGCGGCCGAACTCTGCGCGCAGGCCGACGACCTCGTGTTGCTGACCGGCGGGCGCGACTCGTTCCCGGCCGCCCTGCTCGCGCAGCGGCGCACAGGCGAGGTGCTGGCCCGGCTGCATGCCCTGCGCGAGGTCTTTCCCGGACGGCTGTTCGTGCAGCTCTTCCACGGCGCGTATCCGGGCGACGGCCGGCGCGCCCGCCTGCTGTGGCTGCTGGCGCGCGAGGCCCGGCTGCCGGCGGTGGCCGCTCCGCTGGTGCAGCTGGCACGCCCCGCGCAGTTCCCGCTGCTGGACGCGCTGTGCTGCGCCCGCCTGGGTATCGACCTGGACACCCCGCATGCCGCGCGGCCCCGCAACGACCGCGCTGCGCTGCGGACCCCACGCGCGTGGGGCCGGGCCCTGCCCTTCCCGGACGCCCTGGCGAACGCCGCGCAACTCGCCGCCGAGTGCCGTGTGGAGCTGCTGGACGGAGGCTTTTCCGTGCCGCCACCCCACCTGCCACCGGGCCTGGACGCGCATACCCACCTGCGGGAGCGCTGCCTGCGCGCCCTGACACCACGCTACCCGGTGCCTGGGGAGCGCGCAGCGGCCGCCACCCGCCTGGAGCATGAGCTGGGCGTGGTGGCCCAGCACGGCCTGGCCGGCTTCTTCCTGGTGGCGGCCGAGATCACGGATTACTGCCGGGGGCAGGGCATCCTGGCGGCCGGGCGGGGCAGCGCGGCGGCCAGCGTGCTGTGTTACCTGCTGGGCATCACGACCAGCGATCCGCTGAAGCACGACCTGCTGTTCGAGCGCTTCCTGCACACCGGGCAGACCCTGATGCCCGACGTGGATATCGACATCGCCTCGCACCGACGGCGCGAGGTTCTGAGCTGGGTGGAGGAGCGCTTCGGGGGGTCGGGGAGCGGTGAGGCGATGGTCGCCAACCGCATCACCTACCGCCTGCCGGCCGCGGTACAGGATCTGGGCCGCGCGCTGGGCCTGCCGCCCGAGGGGCGTGACCGCCTGACCCGTGCCCTGGGCCGTGATTTCCGGCACCTGCCGCCGCACCTCGCGCAGCGGGCCGCGCCCGCCTTCGACGAGGTGCTCGGCAGTGCCCCGGTGGGGGCCACGCTGCTGAACCTGCTGGCCCTGATGGAGCCGGGATTCGTGCGGCACCTCGCGCCGCATTCGGGCGGTGTGGTGCTGAGTGCCGCGCCCCTGACGCACTACTCGCCCCTCACGACGAGTTCCGGCGGCATCCGCATGTTAACGCTCGACAAGTATGATGCCGAGGACGCCGGACTGATCAAGCTCGACCTGCTGGGACTGCGGATGCTCTCGGCGCTGGAGCGCGCGCGCGAGGAGATCGTGCGGCTGGGCGGCCCCTACCCGGACTTCGGCGCGCTGCCCGACGATCCCCGCGTGTGGCAGCGCATCGCGCGCGGAGACACGCTGGGGCTCTTCCAGGTCGAGAGTCCGGGGCAGACGCGCCTGAGCACGCAGCTGCGCGCCCGCACCCGCCAGGAACTCGCGCACCAGATCGCGCTGTTCCGCCCCGGCCCGATCCAGTCCGACACCGTCCACCCCTACCTGCGCCGGGCGCGCGGCCAGGAGGCGGTGCCGGCGCTGATGGAACCGCTGGCGACCATCCTGCGCGAGACGCACGGCGTGATCCTGTTTCAGGAACAGATCCTGCGGATCGCGCACGGCTTCGCGGGATACACGTGGCTGGACGCGGAGCGCCTGCGCCGCACGCTGGGCAAGGTGGGCGCCGGCCCGCAGCGCGACGCCCTGCGCCGCGAGTTCGTGCTGGGCGCGGCGCAGACGGTGGGGGCCTTTCCCTTCGAGTCCGAGGAGGTGTTCGAGTGGTGCGCGGCCTTCCAGGGGTTCGGGTTCGCGGAGAGCCACGCGCACGCCTTCGCCTTCCACACCTACGCCAGCGCGTGGGTACGCGAGCACTGGCCCGCTCCGTACCTGGCCGGACTGCTCGGCGAGGCCCCCGGCATGTGGCCCGCCGCCACCCTGGCGCAGGAGGCCGGGCGCTGGGGAGTGCGCCTGCGCCCCGCGTGCGTGAACGCCTCGCACGTGCGCCTGCGCGCCGAGGACACCCGCCACGTGCGCCTGGGCCTGGGCGGCGTGCAGGGCGTGGCTGATGCGGAGGCGCAGCGAATCGTGCTGGAGCGCCACCTGAACGGCCCGTACCACGACCTGCCCGATCTCCACGCCCGCGTGGAACTGACGCGCGGCGCACTGGACGCGCTGGCCCAGGCCGGGTGTTTCGACGCCCTGCACCCGCGCCGCGAGGCGCTGTACCGCGCAGGCGTGCTGGGCACCCGGCCACGGGCCGCCCCCGCGCCGCTCCTGCCCCCCGTGAGCGAGCCCCCACCGCTGCCGCCCCTGACGGACGCCGAGCGCCTCGACTGGGATCTGCGCCGCAAGGGCCTGTCCGAGGATGGCCTGCACCCCATGACGCTGCTGCGCGGCACGCTGAACGACCTGGGCGTCACGCCGCTGGGACGCGTGCGTTCCGGAGGACGGGCGCTCACGGCAGGACTGATCGTGTCGCGCCAGAAGCCCCCCACGGCGCGCGGGTACGCCTTCTTCGTGATCGAGGACGGCCCGCACCGCGCGCAGGTGGTCATCTCGCCTGAGCTATGGGAAGCGCACCGGCAGCTGGTGCGCGACGCCCGCGCCCTGATCGTGAGCGGGGACGCCGTGCGCGAGGGCCTGCACCTGACCCTGCGCGCCCACGCCCTGGCCGACCTGGACGTGCCCCGGCGCGCGAGCGGCTACGAGTACGCGTGA
- a CDS encoding aldo/keto reductase — protein MTFPPLLPPDALRVGLGLAALGRPGYINLGHAHDLPDTSMDAMRGQAWSVLDAAWAAGVRYFDAARSYGLAEEFLGSWLRERGYGAAGGGAVIGSKWGYTYVAGWRTDTDTHEVKSHDLGTLERQWPETLAAFDRVPDVYSIHSATLESGVLENPAVLARLAELADHGVRVGLSTSGPQQGSAIRRALDVRVNGVSPFSVVQATWNVLEPSAGPALADARAAGWTVVVKEGVANGRLTPRGLSGGGDVPPALAAVAREQDVTPDAVALAAVLAQPWADVVLSGATTRAQLADNLAARRVRVDASAFRSLAIPPEAYWRERSALPWT, from the coding sequence ATGACCTTTCCTCCCCTCCTTCCGCCCGACGCGCTCCGCGTGGGCCTGGGGCTGGCCGCGCTGGGTCGCCCCGGTTACATCAACCTGGGACACGCCCACGACCTGCCGGACACCTCCATGGACGCCATGCGCGGGCAGGCCTGGAGCGTGCTGGATGCCGCGTGGGCAGCGGGCGTGCGGTATTTCGACGCCGCGCGCAGCTACGGGCTGGCCGAGGAGTTCCTGGGAAGCTGGCTGCGCGAGCGTGGGTACGGAGCGGCCGGTGGTGGAGCCGTCATCGGCTCAAAGTGGGGCTACACCTACGTGGCGGGCTGGCGGACCGATACCGACACGCACGAGGTCAAATCCCACGATCTGGGCACGCTGGAGCGGCAGTGGCCCGAGACGCTGGCCGCCTTCGACCGCGTGCCGGACGTGTACTCGATCCACTCCGCGACCCTGGAGTCGGGGGTGCTGGAGAATCCGGCGGTGCTGGCACGGCTGGCGGAACTGGCCGACCATGGCGTGCGGGTGGGCCTCTCCACCAGCGGGCCGCAGCAGGGGAGCGCCATCCGCCGGGCGCTGGACGTGCGCGTGAATGGCGTCAGTCCCTTCAGCGTGGTGCAGGCCACCTGGAACGTGCTGGAACCCTCGGCGGGCCCGGCCCTGGCAGACGCGAGGGCGGCGGGCTGGACGGTCGTGGTGAAGGAGGGCGTGGCGAACGGTCGCCTGACCCCGCGCGGGCTGAGCGGCGGGGGCGACGTGCCGCCCGCCCTGGCGGCCGTGGCGCGCGAACAGGACGTGACGCCCGACGCCGTGGCGCTGGCCGCCGTGCTGGCGCAGCCGTGGGCGGACGTCGTGCTCAGCGGGGCGACCACGCGGGCCCAGCTTGCCGACAACCTCGCGGCGCGGCGGGTGAGGGTGGACGCCTCTGCCTTCCGCTCACTGGCCATCCCACCCGAGGCGTACTGGCGGGAACGATCCGCGTTGCCCTGGACCTGA
- a CDS encoding DUF6504 family protein, translated as MRAVGEAIHVQLRGGTPQTLLWGTRRYRVSGVLDEWRAAGRWWRREAPRDYWLLRAGPLTVEVYHVRSAVGDAWVLSRLAD; from the coding sequence GTGCGCGCGGTAGGCGAGGCGATTCACGTGCAGCTGCGCGGCGGCACCCCACAGACACTGCTGTGGGGCACCCGGCGCTACCGGGTGAGCGGCGTGCTGGACGAATGGCGCGCGGCGGGCCGCTGGTGGCGGCGCGAAGCTCCCCGCGACTACTGGCTGCTGCGGGCCGGCCCCCTGACCGTCGAGGTGTACCACGTCCGCAGCGCGGTGGGCGACGCCTGGGTGCTCTCCCGGCTGGCCGACTGA
- a CDS encoding LexA family transcriptional regulator, with amino-acid sequence MSRDMIPSRPPPGLTPRQWDVLRTALRCQADEVLSASVLAETLGLARQNLREHLLALAAAGWLEYHARPRQPAMLILTPRARALRAQAGPHGFPLLGEVAAGPPTLAEQRVESLVTRLDEVLTMHEGDFLLRVRGESMTGLGIFPGDLVVIRPAEVAQNGDLALVLIPGEDSATLKRWQRRGRAVTLLSENPDFEPMRYGLADVQVQGLLVGHVGSVEARRQRP; translated from the coding sequence ATGTCACGTGACATGATCCCCTCCAGACCGCCTCCCGGCCTGACGCCCCGGCAATGGGACGTGCTGCGCACCGCGCTGCGCTGCCAGGCCGACGAGGTGCTCAGCGCGTCCGTTCTGGCCGAGACGCTGGGGCTGGCACGGCAAAACCTGCGCGAGCACCTGCTCGCGCTGGCGGCGGCCGGCTGGCTGGAATACCACGCCCGGCCCCGGCAGCCCGCCATGCTGATCCTGACCCCCCGCGCCCGCGCCCTGCGCGCCCAGGCTGGCCCCCACGGCTTCCCGCTGCTGGGCGAGGTCGCCGCCGGACCGCCCACGCTGGCCGAGCAGCGGGTCGAGAGCCTGGTCACGCGCCTGGACGAGGTGCTGACCATGCACGAAGGCGACTTCCTGCTGCGCGTGCGGGGCGAGAGCATGACCGGCCTGGGCATCTTCCCCGGCGATCTGGTCGTGATCCGCCCCGCCGAGGTCGCGCAGAACGGCGATCTGGCACTGGTGCTGATTCCCGGCGAGGACAGCGCCACCCTGAAACGCTGGCAGCGCCGGGGCCGGGCCGTGACGCTCCTGAGCGAGAACCCGGACTTCGAACCCATGCGCTACGGACTGGCCGACGTACAGGTGCAGGGGCTGCTCGTCGGCCACGTCGGCAGCGTAGAGGCCCGTCGGCAGCGCCCATGA
- a CDS encoding BON domain-containing protein: MTRYRDDRYQNDRAQSDRTRYTPQDREWAQRDWNPQDNRSPDRYGDDRARDMAGDYGRTSQGMTSPMERWDTRQGGRDYSRDDGRQGYGRPDLSQGYGVSGYGPQSDRGYGSMDDRSFGRTDDRYGGEDLRWRNLRWDADQQAWRGQGDFGARQDSRFGQGASGAWSRQDSGAGYRSFGDSDRPQDSQSTWGGRSETFRGRGPKGYQRSDDRIKEMVSDALEDDDRLDASNIEVQVQGGEVTLTGTVSDRAQKRRAEDCVDTLRGVKDVHNQLRVQQGMAGTSSNAAGNGMTGTTNRNDTTPTVSSTAKS, translated from the coding sequence ATGACCCGTTACCGTGACGACCGCTACCAGAACGACCGAGCCCAGTCCGACCGCACCCGCTACACGCCGCAGGATCGCGAGTGGGCACAGCGCGACTGGAACCCCCAGGACAACCGCTCCCCGGATCGCTACGGCGATGACCGTGCGCGCGACATGGCCGGTGACTACGGCCGCACGTCCCAGGGGATGACCTCCCCGATGGAACGCTGGGACACCCGTCAGGGCGGGCGCGACTACAGCCGGGATGACGGTCGCCAGGGCTATGGCCGCCCGGATCTCTCGCAGGGCTACGGCGTGTCCGGGTACGGCCCGCAGAGTGACCGCGGCTATGGCTCCATGGACGACCGCAGTTTCGGCCGGACGGATGACCGGTACGGAGGCGAAGACCTGCGCTGGCGCAATCTGCGCTGGGATGCCGATCAGCAGGCCTGGCGTGGCCAGGGCGACTTCGGCGCGCGGCAGGACTCCCGCTTCGGCCAGGGAGCCTCCGGCGCCTGGAGCCGACAGGACAGCGGCGCGGGCTACCGCAGTTTCGGTGACTCCGACCGCCCGCAGGACAGCCAGTCGACGTGGGGAGGCCGCTCCGAAACCTTCCGCGGCCGGGGCCCCAAGGGCTACCAGCGCAGCGACGACCGCATCAAGGAAATGGTCAGTGACGCGCTCGAAGACGATGACCGTCTGGATGCCAGCAACATCGAGGTGCAGGTGCAGGGCGGCGAGGTCACCCTGACCGGCACCGTGAGCGACCGCGCCCAGAAACGCCGGGCCGAGGACTGCGTGGACACCCTGCGCGGCGTGAAGGACGTCCACAACCAGTTGCGAGTCCAGCAGGGTATGGCCGGAACCAGCAGCAATGCCGCCGGGAATGGCATGACGGGCACCACGAACCGCAACGACACCACGCCCACCGTCAGCAGCACCGCAAAAAGCTGA